Proteins encoded by one window of Rutidosis leptorrhynchoides isolate AG116_Rl617_1_P2 chromosome 7, CSIRO_AGI_Rlap_v1, whole genome shotgun sequence:
- the LOC139859385 gene encoding uncharacterized protein has protein sequence MIVEVPRLSATLLIAITLLLWFTTIYNNQPQKAIIEKVHIQQNQDQFLYHLARRTLHDNRALPPPVKFNFSLFVSRQQHHRKFGYGPFVTWSEIDSRYDVEMHLVPTGPNPLHH, from the coding sequence ATGATAGTCGAAGTTCCACGTTTATCGGCGACACTCCTTATCGCTATCACCCTTCTCTTATGGTTCACCACCATTTATAACAACCAGCCACAAAAGGCGATAATCGAAAAAGTTCATATCCAACAAAACCAAGATCAGTTTTTGTATCATTTGGCTCGTCGAACATTACATGACAATAGAGCATTACCACCACCCGTAAAATTCAACTTTTCGTTATTTGTTTCTAGGCAACAGCATCATCGAAAATTTGGATATGGTCCTTTTGTAACATGGTCCGAGATTGATTCCCGATATGACGTCGAGATGCACCTTGTCCCAACTGGTCCGAACCCGTTGCACCACTGA
- the LOC139859873 gene encoding transcription initiation factor TFIID subunit 2 isoform X1, producing the protein MAKPRKQKNEEHKTDNSEAVVKHQKLCLSIDLQKRLIYGYTEIEVAVPENGIVGLHADNLIIESVVVDGEPARFEIFPHYQQMDSDDRWCSVSSANSAADAAGSVYVSCLERELVPNLLIMCSSEVVKAVPEPPEPPEQLELLAPPEQSEKIEHTVQPEQTLQENGMLTSSEPKQNVKLIRIDYWVEKIETGIHIEKDVLHTDNQIRRARCWFPCMDDSAQRCCFDLEFTVDNKFVAASTGALLYQVMTNDDPPRKTYVYKITVPVAAQWISLVVAPFEIFPDSHNSLITHLCLPPNLPKLQNTVGFLHSAYSHFEHYLSTKFPFGSYTQVFIDPEMAISSLCLGASMSTFSSQILFDEKIIDQTIDTRIQLAYGLARQWFGVYITAESPNDEWLLDGLAGFMTDSFIKQSLGNNEARYRRYKANCAVCKADDSPATALSSSDASKALYGTQCIGFYGKIRSWKSVAVLQMLEKQMGPESFCKVLKNLVAPLKDTSRPLRTLSTKEFRHLANEVGNLERPFLREFFPRWVGSSGCPVLKMGFSYNKRKNLVELAALRGCTATPDTKPDLVKREPDVGWPGMMSIRVHELDGMYDHPVLPMAGETWQLLEIQCHSKLASKRIQKPKRGPKHDGSDDNVDTILPVDTRSNSIDSPLQWLRADPEMEYLAEIHFNQPVPMWINQLEKDKDVIAQAQAITALELFPRLLSVVNALNNLLCDSQAFWRVRIEAAFALATTASEETDWAGLLHLIKFYKSRRYDDKIGLPKPNDFQDFAEYFVLEAVPHAVALVRAADMKSPREAVEFILELLKYNENNGNPFSDVYWLAALVQSVGELEFGPQSVSFLSSLVKRIDRLLQFDRLMPSYNGILTVSCIRTLTQIALKLSEFTPLGRVIDLIKPFCSSKSQWQVRIEAFRALLDLEYHCKGIDAALILFSNYLEKEPSLRGQVKLGVHAMRLCQINGDSDDDHGVVRETLVALLRLLESPAAFNNVTLRHYLFCILQVLAGRPPTLCGVPRDETLIKGHVEICNELKNFFAAIVNQSKPSDTLMLSYDVPVPEINTETNVVTTTDNVGIQSEELTLTLTAPDPSIVVENNNNTREHNQSDLVILGYSEPHKEPDTVSNSQEPKKTVLKIKLKQSSASSRAEETDNAAIEILSHNGADHGTSSSVSIDAPMQINTTEAANQNLDDVNSSHDVGSRVTASIGSAKHDEVDVQCTADSSKVQSNDVDTLDHNKFVSLQALSEANDVAVGGPTGKPVSGSKEKKEKKKKDKEKKRKKKDKDDPAYIERKRLKKEKKEKKRKEKESAKLMVTPSVDIKHQERTEAVKDEVALGQVKDEMAVGQVKDEVAVGQVTNVVTPVDVAERTEGATSTHKLKIKIKTRTLTRP; encoded by the exons ATGGCGAAACCTAGAAAACAAAAAAACGAAGAACATAAAACTGATAATTCAGAAGCTGTGGTGAAGCATCAGAAGCTATGCCTCTCAATCGATCTCCAGAAACGTTTAATCTACGG GTATACTGAGATTGAAGTAGCGGTGCCGGAGAACGGTATAGTTGGATTACATGCTGATAATTTGATAATTGAGAGTGTAGTGGTGGATGGAGAGCCAGCAAGGTTTGAAATATTTCCTCACTACCAGCAAATGGACAGTGATGACAGATGGTGTTCCGTTTCATCAGCTAATTCGGCTGCTGATGCTGCGGGTTCAGTTTACGTTTCGTGTCTTGAAAGAGAATTAGTGCCTAATTTGTTGATAATGTGCTCTAGTGAGGTTGTGAAAGCAGTGCCAGAGCCTCCGGAACCGCCAGAACAGTTAGAACTGTTAGCACCGCCTGAACAATCGGAGAAGATAGAACACACGGTGCAGCCAGAACAGACGTTGCAAGAGAATGGGATGCTAACATCGAGTGAACCCAAGCAG AATGTAAAATTGATCCGTATTGACTATTGGGTGGAGAAGATAGAAACAGGCATACATATTGAAAAAGATGTTTTACACACGGATAACCAGATAAGGCGAGCTCGTTGTTGGTTCCCTTGTATGGATGATAGTGCACAACGTTGCTG TTTCGACTTGGAATTCACGGTGGACAATAAGTTTGTTGCTGCTAGCACTGGAGCCTTGTTGTATCAG GTAATGACCAATGATGACCCTCCACGTAAAACATATGTCTACAAAATAACTGTACCTGTTGCAGCTCAGTGGATATCTCTGGTTGTTGCACCTTTCGAGATCTTTCCTGATAGTCACAATAGTCTTATAACGCACCTTTGTTTGCCACCTAACTTACCAAAGCTTCAAAATACAGTCGGATTTCTCCATAGTGCATACAG CCATTTTGAACATTACCTTTCCACCAAATTCCCATTTGGGTCATACACACAAGTTTTTATTGATCCTGAAATGGCGATATCTTCATTATGCTTGGGTGCATCAATGAGTACATTTAGCTCGCAAATTCTCTTCGACGAGAAAATTATTGATCAG ACAATCGATACAAGAATACAACTTGCATATGGTCTTGCAAGGCAATGGTTTGGAGTGTATATCACTGCCGAGTCACCAAATGATG AATGGCTATTAGATGGACTTGCTGGGTTTATGACAGACTCTTTTATTAAGCAATCTCTTGGAAACAATGAAGCACGATATAGGCGTTACAAG GCAAATTGTGCTGTATGCAAAGCAGACGATAGTCCTGCAACTGCGTTGAGCTCATCAGATGCTTCGAAGGCTTTGTATGGAACACAGTGCATTGGCTTTTATGGAAAAATACGATCTTGGAAATCT GTTGCAGTTCTCCAAATGCTGGAAAAGCAGATGGGTCCCGAGTCATTTTGCAAA GTTTTAAAGAATTTAGTCGCACCTCTTAAAGATACATCTCGCCCTTTGAGAACTCTCAGCACAAAAGAG TTTCGCCACTTGGCTAATGAAGTTGGGAATCTTGAGCGCCCATTTCTTAGAGAATTTTTCCCTCGTTGGGTGGGTTCTAGCGGTTGTCCTGTTCTAAA GATGGGGTTTTCATATAACAAACGCAAAAACTTAGTTGAATTAGCAGCCTTGCGTGGATGTACAGCCACACCAGATACTAAACCCGATCTCGTAAAGCGCGAACCAGATGTTGGATGGCCCGGAATGATGAGTATACGGGTTCACGAACTCGATGGTATGTATGACCATCCCGTTTTACCAATGGCGGGAGAAACATGGCAGCTGTTAGAAATACAATGTCATTCTAAACTTGCTTCCAAACGTATTCAAAAGCCAAAAAGAGGGCCAAAACATGATGGATCTGATGATAATGTAGACACCATTTTGCCAGTAGATACACGTTCCAA CAGCATTGATTCCCCCCTCCAATGGCTTAGGGCAGACCCTGAAATGGAGTATCTTGCTGAGATCCATTTCAACCAACCTGTACCGATGTGG ATTAATCAACTGGAGAAGGATAAGGATGTTATTGCTCAAGCACAAGCAATCACTGCACTAGAGTTGTTTCCTCGACTTCTCTCAGTTGTCAATGCTCTAAACAATCTTCTTTGTGACTCCCAG GCGTTCTGGCGTGTTCGGATCGAAGCGGCTTTTGCTTTGGCTACCACTGCATCTGAG GAAACTGATTGGGCTGGTTTGTTACATCTgattaagttctataaaagtagaAGATACGATGACAAGATTGGACTCCCAAA GCCAAATGATTTTCAAGATTTTGCAGAGTATTTTGTACTCGAG GCTGTTCCACATGCTGTTGCGTTAGTTAGAGCTGCAGATATGAAGAGCCCTAGGGAAGCTGTTGAATTCATTTTAGAACTTTTAAAG TACAATGAAAACAATGGGAATCCCTTTTCTGATGTATATTGGCTTGCTGCATTAGTCCAATCAGTCGGTGAACTTGAATTTGGACCACAG AGTGTTTCTTTCTTATCATCACTCGTGAAACGCATTGACCGGCTATTGCAATTCGACAG GCTGATGCCAAGCTACAACGGAATCTTGACAGTTAGCTGTATCCGGACACTGACTCAGATTGCCTTGAAGCTTTCAGAATTTACCCCTCTA GGTCGTGTAATTGATTTGATTAAACCGTTTTGCTCTTCCAAGTCACAATGGCAAGTACGCATCGAAGCGTTCCGGGCACTCCTTGACCTCGAGTATCATTGCAAAGGAATTGATGCAGCATTGatattgttttctaattatttggAAAAGGAGCCGTCATTAAGAG gtcAAGTGAAGTTGGGAGTGCATGCAATGCGTTTATGTCAAATTAATGGCGATTCTGATGATGACCATGGTGTGGTTCGCGAAACTCTCGTGGCACTACTCCGTCTTCTTGAAAGCCCAGCAGCATTCAATAACGTTACGCTTCGGCATTATTTGTTTTGCATTTTACAAGTCCTGGCTGGAAG GCCACCAACGCTTTGTGGAGTTCCGAGAGATGAAACGTTGATCAAAGGCCACGTGGAGATTTGCAACGAGCTAAAAAACTTTTTTGCTGCTATCGTGAATCAGTCTAAACCTTCTGACACACTCATGTTGTCATACGATGTTCCGGTTCCCGAAATAAACACAGAAACAAATGTTGTTACCACTACTGATAATGTTGGAATCCAGTCAGAGGAGTTGACTTTGACCTTGACTGCACCTGATCCATCAATAGTAGTAGAAAACAACAATAACACTCGTGAACACAATCAATCAGATTTGGTCATTCTTGGATACTCAGAACCTCATAAAGAACCAGACACGGTTTCAAATAGTCAAGAACCTAAAAAAACTGTTCTTAAAATCAAACTAAAGCAATCTTCTGCATCAAGTAGAGCCGAGGAAACTGATAATGCTGCAATAGAGATATTATCGCATAACGGTGCTGATCATGGTACGAGTAGTTCAGTGTCCATCGATGCTCCAATGCAAATAAATACAACCGAGGCTGCGAACCAAAACCTCGATGATGTTAACTCGTCCCATGATGTCGGGTCCCGGGTGACCGCCAGTATTGGTAGCGCTAAACATGATGAAGTTGATGTTCAGTGTACTGCAGATTCAAGTAAAGTTCAGTCTAATGATGTGGATACTTTGGATCATAATAAGTTCGTTAGTCTTCAAGCCCTTAGTGAAGCTAATGACGTGGCAGTGGGTGGGCCCACGGGAAAACCAGTTTCAGGGAGTAaagagaagaaggagaagaagaagaaagataagGAAAAAAAGCGGAAAAAGAAAGATAAAGATGATCCAGCGTACATAGAACGAAAACGtttgaagaaagaaaagaaagaaaaaaagcgaAAGGAAAAAGAATCAGCTAAACTAATGGTCACACCTTCGGTAGACATTAAACATCAAGAAAGAACTGAAGCTGTTAAAGATGAGGTGGCATTAGGCCAAGTTAAAGATGAGATGGCAGTAGGTCAAGTTAAAGACGAGGTGGCAGTAGGCCAAGTGACAAATGTCGTAACGCCAGTGGATGTAGCAGAACGGACGGAAGGTGCTACCTCAACtcataaacttaaaataaaaataaaaacccgaACATTGACCAGACCGTAA
- the LOC139859873 gene encoding transcription initiation factor TFIID subunit 2 isoform X2 has product MAKPRKQKNEEHKTDNSEAVVKHQKLCLSIDLQKRLIYGYTEIEVAVPENGIVGLHADNLIIESVVVDGEPARFEIFPHYQQMDSDDRWCSVSSANSAADAAGSVYVSCLERELVPNLLIMCSSEVVKAVPEPPEPPEQLELLAPPEQSEKIEHTVQPEQTLQENGMLTSSEPKQNVKLIRIDYWVEKIETGIHIEKDVLHTDNQIRRARCWFPCMDDSAQRCCFDLEFTVDNKFVAASTGALLYQVMTNDDPPRKTYVYKITVPVAAQWISLVVAPFEIFPDSHNSLITHLCLPPNLPKLQNTVGFLHSAYSHFEHYLSTKFPFGSYTQVFIDPEMAISSLCLGASMSTFSSQILFDEKIIDQTIDTRIQLAYGLARQWFGVYITAESPNDEWLLDGLAGFMTDSFIKQSLGNNEARYRRYKANCAVCKADDSPATALSSSDASKALYGTQCIGFYGKIRSWKSVAVLQMLEKQMGPESFCKVLKNLVAPLKDTSRPLRTLSTKEFRHLANEVGNLERPFLREFFPRWVGSSGCPVLKMGFSYNKRKNLVELAALRGCTATPDTKPDLVKREPDVGWPGMMSIRVHELDGMYDHPVLPMAGETWQLLEIQCHSKLASKRIQKPKRGPKHDGSDDNVDTILPVDTRSNIDSPLQWLRADPEMEYLAEIHFNQPVPMWINQLEKDKDVIAQAQAITALELFPRLLSVVNALNNLLCDSQAFWRVRIEAAFALATTASEETDWAGLLHLIKFYKSRRYDDKIGLPKPNDFQDFAEYFVLEAVPHAVALVRAADMKSPREAVEFILELLKYNENNGNPFSDVYWLAALVQSVGELEFGPQSVSFLSSLVKRIDRLLQFDRLMPSYNGILTVSCIRTLTQIALKLSEFTPLGRVIDLIKPFCSSKSQWQVRIEAFRALLDLEYHCKGIDAALILFSNYLEKEPSLRGQVKLGVHAMRLCQINGDSDDDHGVVRETLVALLRLLESPAAFNNVTLRHYLFCILQVLAGRPPTLCGVPRDETLIKGHVEICNELKNFFAAIVNQSKPSDTLMLSYDVPVPEINTETNVVTTTDNVGIQSEELTLTLTAPDPSIVVENNNNTREHNQSDLVILGYSEPHKEPDTVSNSQEPKKTVLKIKLKQSSASSRAEETDNAAIEILSHNGADHGTSSSVSIDAPMQINTTEAANQNLDDVNSSHDVGSRVTASIGSAKHDEVDVQCTADSSKVQSNDVDTLDHNKFVSLQALSEANDVAVGGPTGKPVSGSKEKKEKKKKDKEKKRKKKDKDDPAYIERKRLKKEKKEKKRKEKESAKLMVTPSVDIKHQERTEAVKDEVALGQVKDEMAVGQVKDEVAVGQVTNVVTPVDVAERTEGATSTHKLKIKIKTRTLTRP; this is encoded by the exons ATGGCGAAACCTAGAAAACAAAAAAACGAAGAACATAAAACTGATAATTCAGAAGCTGTGGTGAAGCATCAGAAGCTATGCCTCTCAATCGATCTCCAGAAACGTTTAATCTACGG GTATACTGAGATTGAAGTAGCGGTGCCGGAGAACGGTATAGTTGGATTACATGCTGATAATTTGATAATTGAGAGTGTAGTGGTGGATGGAGAGCCAGCAAGGTTTGAAATATTTCCTCACTACCAGCAAATGGACAGTGATGACAGATGGTGTTCCGTTTCATCAGCTAATTCGGCTGCTGATGCTGCGGGTTCAGTTTACGTTTCGTGTCTTGAAAGAGAATTAGTGCCTAATTTGTTGATAATGTGCTCTAGTGAGGTTGTGAAAGCAGTGCCAGAGCCTCCGGAACCGCCAGAACAGTTAGAACTGTTAGCACCGCCTGAACAATCGGAGAAGATAGAACACACGGTGCAGCCAGAACAGACGTTGCAAGAGAATGGGATGCTAACATCGAGTGAACCCAAGCAG AATGTAAAATTGATCCGTATTGACTATTGGGTGGAGAAGATAGAAACAGGCATACATATTGAAAAAGATGTTTTACACACGGATAACCAGATAAGGCGAGCTCGTTGTTGGTTCCCTTGTATGGATGATAGTGCACAACGTTGCTG TTTCGACTTGGAATTCACGGTGGACAATAAGTTTGTTGCTGCTAGCACTGGAGCCTTGTTGTATCAG GTAATGACCAATGATGACCCTCCACGTAAAACATATGTCTACAAAATAACTGTACCTGTTGCAGCTCAGTGGATATCTCTGGTTGTTGCACCTTTCGAGATCTTTCCTGATAGTCACAATAGTCTTATAACGCACCTTTGTTTGCCACCTAACTTACCAAAGCTTCAAAATACAGTCGGATTTCTCCATAGTGCATACAG CCATTTTGAACATTACCTTTCCACCAAATTCCCATTTGGGTCATACACACAAGTTTTTATTGATCCTGAAATGGCGATATCTTCATTATGCTTGGGTGCATCAATGAGTACATTTAGCTCGCAAATTCTCTTCGACGAGAAAATTATTGATCAG ACAATCGATACAAGAATACAACTTGCATATGGTCTTGCAAGGCAATGGTTTGGAGTGTATATCACTGCCGAGTCACCAAATGATG AATGGCTATTAGATGGACTTGCTGGGTTTATGACAGACTCTTTTATTAAGCAATCTCTTGGAAACAATGAAGCACGATATAGGCGTTACAAG GCAAATTGTGCTGTATGCAAAGCAGACGATAGTCCTGCAACTGCGTTGAGCTCATCAGATGCTTCGAAGGCTTTGTATGGAACACAGTGCATTGGCTTTTATGGAAAAATACGATCTTGGAAATCT GTTGCAGTTCTCCAAATGCTGGAAAAGCAGATGGGTCCCGAGTCATTTTGCAAA GTTTTAAAGAATTTAGTCGCACCTCTTAAAGATACATCTCGCCCTTTGAGAACTCTCAGCACAAAAGAG TTTCGCCACTTGGCTAATGAAGTTGGGAATCTTGAGCGCCCATTTCTTAGAGAATTTTTCCCTCGTTGGGTGGGTTCTAGCGGTTGTCCTGTTCTAAA GATGGGGTTTTCATATAACAAACGCAAAAACTTAGTTGAATTAGCAGCCTTGCGTGGATGTACAGCCACACCAGATACTAAACCCGATCTCGTAAAGCGCGAACCAGATGTTGGATGGCCCGGAATGATGAGTATACGGGTTCACGAACTCGATGGTATGTATGACCATCCCGTTTTACCAATGGCGGGAGAAACATGGCAGCTGTTAGAAATACAATGTCATTCTAAACTTGCTTCCAAACGTATTCAAAAGCCAAAAAGAGGGCCAAAACATGATGGATCTGATGATAATGTAGACACCATTTTGCCAGTAGATACACGTTCCAA CATTGATTCCCCCCTCCAATGGCTTAGGGCAGACCCTGAAATGGAGTATCTTGCTGAGATCCATTTCAACCAACCTGTACCGATGTGG ATTAATCAACTGGAGAAGGATAAGGATGTTATTGCTCAAGCACAAGCAATCACTGCACTAGAGTTGTTTCCTCGACTTCTCTCAGTTGTCAATGCTCTAAACAATCTTCTTTGTGACTCCCAG GCGTTCTGGCGTGTTCGGATCGAAGCGGCTTTTGCTTTGGCTACCACTGCATCTGAG GAAACTGATTGGGCTGGTTTGTTACATCTgattaagttctataaaagtagaAGATACGATGACAAGATTGGACTCCCAAA GCCAAATGATTTTCAAGATTTTGCAGAGTATTTTGTACTCGAG GCTGTTCCACATGCTGTTGCGTTAGTTAGAGCTGCAGATATGAAGAGCCCTAGGGAAGCTGTTGAATTCATTTTAGAACTTTTAAAG TACAATGAAAACAATGGGAATCCCTTTTCTGATGTATATTGGCTTGCTGCATTAGTCCAATCAGTCGGTGAACTTGAATTTGGACCACAG AGTGTTTCTTTCTTATCATCACTCGTGAAACGCATTGACCGGCTATTGCAATTCGACAG GCTGATGCCAAGCTACAACGGAATCTTGACAGTTAGCTGTATCCGGACACTGACTCAGATTGCCTTGAAGCTTTCAGAATTTACCCCTCTA GGTCGTGTAATTGATTTGATTAAACCGTTTTGCTCTTCCAAGTCACAATGGCAAGTACGCATCGAAGCGTTCCGGGCACTCCTTGACCTCGAGTATCATTGCAAAGGAATTGATGCAGCATTGatattgttttctaattatttggAAAAGGAGCCGTCATTAAGAG gtcAAGTGAAGTTGGGAGTGCATGCAATGCGTTTATGTCAAATTAATGGCGATTCTGATGATGACCATGGTGTGGTTCGCGAAACTCTCGTGGCACTACTCCGTCTTCTTGAAAGCCCAGCAGCATTCAATAACGTTACGCTTCGGCATTATTTGTTTTGCATTTTACAAGTCCTGGCTGGAAG GCCACCAACGCTTTGTGGAGTTCCGAGAGATGAAACGTTGATCAAAGGCCACGTGGAGATTTGCAACGAGCTAAAAAACTTTTTTGCTGCTATCGTGAATCAGTCTAAACCTTCTGACACACTCATGTTGTCATACGATGTTCCGGTTCCCGAAATAAACACAGAAACAAATGTTGTTACCACTACTGATAATGTTGGAATCCAGTCAGAGGAGTTGACTTTGACCTTGACTGCACCTGATCCATCAATAGTAGTAGAAAACAACAATAACACTCGTGAACACAATCAATCAGATTTGGTCATTCTTGGATACTCAGAACCTCATAAAGAACCAGACACGGTTTCAAATAGTCAAGAACCTAAAAAAACTGTTCTTAAAATCAAACTAAAGCAATCTTCTGCATCAAGTAGAGCCGAGGAAACTGATAATGCTGCAATAGAGATATTATCGCATAACGGTGCTGATCATGGTACGAGTAGTTCAGTGTCCATCGATGCTCCAATGCAAATAAATACAACCGAGGCTGCGAACCAAAACCTCGATGATGTTAACTCGTCCCATGATGTCGGGTCCCGGGTGACCGCCAGTATTGGTAGCGCTAAACATGATGAAGTTGATGTTCAGTGTACTGCAGATTCAAGTAAAGTTCAGTCTAATGATGTGGATACTTTGGATCATAATAAGTTCGTTAGTCTTCAAGCCCTTAGTGAAGCTAATGACGTGGCAGTGGGTGGGCCCACGGGAAAACCAGTTTCAGGGAGTAaagagaagaaggagaagaagaagaaagataagGAAAAAAAGCGGAAAAAGAAAGATAAAGATGATCCAGCGTACATAGAACGAAAACGtttgaagaaagaaaagaaagaaaaaaagcgaAAGGAAAAAGAATCAGCTAAACTAATGGTCACACCTTCGGTAGACATTAAACATCAAGAAAGAACTGAAGCTGTTAAAGATGAGGTGGCATTAGGCCAAGTTAAAGATGAGATGGCAGTAGGTCAAGTTAAAGACGAGGTGGCAGTAGGCCAAGTGACAAATGTCGTAACGCCAGTGGATGTAGCAGAACGGACGGAAGGTGCTACCTCAACtcataaacttaaaataaaaataaaaacccgaACATTGACCAGACCGTAA